Proteins encoded in a region of the Ranitomeya imitator isolate aRanImi1 chromosome 9, aRanImi1.pri, whole genome shotgun sequence genome:
- the CTTN gene encoding src substrate cortactin isoform X1, with product MWKSAAGHSLSISADDGDDWETDPDFVNDLSEKEQRWGAKTVEGSGHQEHINIHTLRENVSQEHQSLKKQELDEGPKASHGYGGRFGVEQDRMDKSAVGHEYQAKLAKHCSQSDSAKGFGGKFGVQTDRVDQSAMSFEYQGKTEKHASQKDYTSGFGGKYGVQADRVDKSAVGFDYKGKTEKHESQKDYSTGFGGKFGVQADRVDKSAVGFDYQGKTEKHESQKDYSKGFGGKYGVDKDNVDKSAVGYEYQGKTEKHESQKDYVKGFGGKFGVQTDRQDKCALGWDHQEKLQLHESQKDYSKGFGGKYGVQKDRMDKAAASFEDVEKVAPSYQRTRPVEAEGNKASSIRANFENLAKDKEVEDRKKAEAERVQRMEREKEEQEQARRTLKCQPPIGSSIHPRSVSPNEWLGEKDFTEQEKNKAASPPASPRPRLVSEEAPASPVYADATPVYETEPAKSSAIPENVYEDSADYEEAVTQKAGPPVTEAVYDSAEYQEAENVYADYDGDLGITAIALYDYQAAGDDEISFDPDDLITNIEMIDDGWWRGFCKERYGLFPANYVELRQ from the exons ATGTGGAAATCTGCAGCAGGACATTCTCTTTCCATTTCTGCGGATGACGGAGACGACTGGGAGACAGATCCTGACTTTGTG AATGACCTCAGTGAGAAAGAGCAGAgatggggggcaaaaaccgtggaaggATCTGGGCACCAGGAGCACATTAA CATTCATACATTGAGGGAAAATGTCTCGCAGGAGCACCAGTCCCTGAAGAAGCAGGAGCTGGATGAAGGACCCAAAGCCTCTCACGGATATGGAGGAAGGTTTGGTGTGGAGCAGGACCGCATGGACAAG TCGGCGGTGGGGCACGAATACCAGGCAAAGTTGGCCAAGCATTGCTCCCAGTCGGACTCGGCGAAGGGCTTCGGAGGGAAGTTTGGCGTTCAGACAGATCGGGTGGATCAG TCGGCTATGAGCTTTGAATATCAAGGAAAGACTGAGAAGCATGCATCCCAGAAAG ATTACACCAGTGGCTTCGGGGGCAAATACGGAGTTCAGGCTGATCGCGTGGACAAGAGCGCCGTCGGCTTCGACTACAAGGGCAAAACGGAGAAACACGAATCCCAGAAAG ATTATTCCACTGGTTTTGGTGGTAAATTCGGCGTCCAGGCCGATCGTGTGGATAAGAGCGCCGTAGGATTCGATTACCAAGGAAAGACTGAGAAGCACGAATCCCAGAAAG ATTATTCTAAAGGTTTTGGCGGTAAATATGGTGTCGATAAGGACAACGTAGACAAGAGCGCTGTGGGGTACGAGTATCAAGGCAAGACGGAGAAGCACGAGTCCCAGAAAG ACTATGTGAAAGGGTTTGGAGGAAAGTTTGGTGTACAGACTGACAGACAAGACAAGTGTGCGCTTGGCTGGGATCACCAAGAGAAACTTCAGCTCCACGAATCCCAAAAAG ATTATTCCAAAGGGTTTGGTGGAAAGTATGGAGTGCAGAAGGATCGAATGGACAAG GCTGCGGCTTCCTTTGAAGATGTAGAGAAGGTGGCTCCCAGTTACCAGAGGACGCGGCCGGTGGAAGCCG AGGGAAACAAAGCCAGCAGCATACGGGCAAACTTTGAGAACCTCGCCAAGGATAAAGAAGTGGAAGATCGTAAGAAGGCGGAGGCCGAGCGAGTGCAGAGAATGGAGCgggagaaggaggaacaggagcaggcGCGCCGGACGCTGAAG tgtcagcctcctattggcagcagcatacacccacggtctgtgtcccccaatgaatggctcggagaaaaggattttacg gagcaagaaaaaaacaaagccGCATCTCCTCCTGCATCTCCGAGACCCCGGCTAGTGTCTGAAGAAGCCCCAGCGAGCCCGGTGTATGCG GATGCGACTCCGGTGTACGAGACGGAGCCGGCGAAATCATCCGCCATACCCGAGAATGTGTATGAGGACAGCGCCGACTACGAGGAGGCAGTGACCCAGAAAGCCGGACCTCCAGTCACAGAGGCAGTATACGACTCGGCAGAATACCAAGAGG CGGAGAACGTGTATGCAGACTACGACGGTGACCTGGGCATCACGGCCATCGCCCTGTATGACTATCAGGCCG CTGGCGATGATGAAATTTCCTTTGACCCAGACGACCTCATCACAAACATTGAGATGATCGATGATGGCTGGTGGAGGGGCTTTTGTAAGGAGCGCTACGGGCTGTTCCCTGCTAATTACGTGGAGCTGCGACAGTAG
- the CTTN gene encoding src substrate cortactin isoform X4, which translates to MWKSAAGHSLSISADDGDDWETDPDFVNDLSEKEQRWGAKTVEGSGHQEHINIHTLRENVSQEHQSLKKQELDEGPKASHGYGGRFGVEQDRMDKSAVGHEYQAKLAKHCSQSDSAKGFGGKFGVQTDRVDQSAMSFEYQGKTEKHASQKDYTSGFGGKYGVQADRVDKSAVGFDYKGKTEKHESQKDYSTGFGGKFGVQADRVDKSAVGFDYQGKTEKHESQKDYSKGFGGKYGVDKDNVDKSAVGYEYQGKTEKHESQKDYSKGFGGKYGVQKDRMDKAAASFEDVEKVAPSYQRTRPVEAEGNKASSIRANFENLAKDKEVEDRKKAEAERVQRMEREKEEQEQARRTLKEQEKNKAASPPASPRPRLVSEEAPASPVYADATPVYETEPAKSSAIPENVYEDSADYEEAVTQKAGPPVTEAVYDSAEYQEAENVYADYDGDLGITAIALYDYQAAGDDEISFDPDDLITNIEMIDDGWWRGFCKERYGLFPANYVELRQ; encoded by the exons ATGTGGAAATCTGCAGCAGGACATTCTCTTTCCATTTCTGCGGATGACGGAGACGACTGGGAGACAGATCCTGACTTTGTG AATGACCTCAGTGAGAAAGAGCAGAgatggggggcaaaaaccgtggaaggATCTGGGCACCAGGAGCACATTAA CATTCATACATTGAGGGAAAATGTCTCGCAGGAGCACCAGTCCCTGAAGAAGCAGGAGCTGGATGAAGGACCCAAAGCCTCTCACGGATATGGAGGAAGGTTTGGTGTGGAGCAGGACCGCATGGACAAG TCGGCGGTGGGGCACGAATACCAGGCAAAGTTGGCCAAGCATTGCTCCCAGTCGGACTCGGCGAAGGGCTTCGGAGGGAAGTTTGGCGTTCAGACAGATCGGGTGGATCAG TCGGCTATGAGCTTTGAATATCAAGGAAAGACTGAGAAGCATGCATCCCAGAAAG ATTACACCAGTGGCTTCGGGGGCAAATACGGAGTTCAGGCTGATCGCGTGGACAAGAGCGCCGTCGGCTTCGACTACAAGGGCAAAACGGAGAAACACGAATCCCAGAAAG ATTATTCCACTGGTTTTGGTGGTAAATTCGGCGTCCAGGCCGATCGTGTGGATAAGAGCGCCGTAGGATTCGATTACCAAGGAAAGACTGAGAAGCACGAATCCCAGAAAG ATTATTCTAAAGGTTTTGGCGGTAAATATGGTGTCGATAAGGACAACGTAGACAAGAGCGCTGTGGGGTACGAGTATCAAGGCAAGACGGAGAAGCACGAGTCCCAGAAAG ATTATTCCAAAGGGTTTGGTGGAAAGTATGGAGTGCAGAAGGATCGAATGGACAAG GCTGCGGCTTCCTTTGAAGATGTAGAGAAGGTGGCTCCCAGTTACCAGAGGACGCGGCCGGTGGAAGCCG AGGGAAACAAAGCCAGCAGCATACGGGCAAACTTTGAGAACCTCGCCAAGGATAAAGAAGTGGAAGATCGTAAGAAGGCGGAGGCCGAGCGAGTGCAGAGAATGGAGCgggagaaggaggaacaggagcaggcGCGCCGGACGCTGAAG gagcaagaaaaaaacaaagccGCATCTCCTCCTGCATCTCCGAGACCCCGGCTAGTGTCTGAAGAAGCCCCAGCGAGCCCGGTGTATGCG GATGCGACTCCGGTGTACGAGACGGAGCCGGCGAAATCATCCGCCATACCCGAGAATGTGTATGAGGACAGCGCCGACTACGAGGAGGCAGTGACCCAGAAAGCCGGACCTCCAGTCACAGAGGCAGTATACGACTCGGCAGAATACCAAGAGG CGGAGAACGTGTATGCAGACTACGACGGTGACCTGGGCATCACGGCCATCGCCCTGTATGACTATCAGGCCG CTGGCGATGATGAAATTTCCTTTGACCCAGACGACCTCATCACAAACATTGAGATGATCGATGATGGCTGGTGGAGGGGCTTTTGTAAGGAGCGCTACGGGCTGTTCCCTGCTAATTACGTGGAGCTGCGACAGTAG
- the CTTN gene encoding src substrate cortactin isoform X2 — MWKSAAGHSLSISADDGDDWETDPDFVNDLSEKEQRWGAKTVEGSGHQEHINIHTLRENVSQEHQSLKKQELDEGPKASHGYGGRFGVEQDRMDKSAVGHEYQAKLAKHCSQSDSAKGFGGKFGVQTDRVDQSAMSFEYQGKTEKHASQKDYTSGFGGKYGVQADRVDKSAVGFDYKGKTEKHESQKDYSTGFGGKFGVQADRVDKSAVGFDYQGKTEKHESQKDYSKGFGGKYGVDKDNVDKSAVGYEYQGKTEKHESQKDYVKGFGGKFGVQTDRQDKCALGWDHQEKLQLHESQKDYSKGFGGKYGVQKDRMDKAAASFEDVEKVAPSYQRTRPVEAEGNKASSIRANFENLAKDKEVEDRKKAEAERVQRMEREKEEQEQARRTLKEQEKNKAASPPASPRPRLVSEEAPASPVYADATPVYETEPAKSSAIPENVYEDSADYEEAVTQKAGPPVTEAVYDSAEYQEAENVYADYDGDLGITAIALYDYQAAGDDEISFDPDDLITNIEMIDDGWWRGFCKERYGLFPANYVELRQ, encoded by the exons ATGTGGAAATCTGCAGCAGGACATTCTCTTTCCATTTCTGCGGATGACGGAGACGACTGGGAGACAGATCCTGACTTTGTG AATGACCTCAGTGAGAAAGAGCAGAgatggggggcaaaaaccgtggaaggATCTGGGCACCAGGAGCACATTAA CATTCATACATTGAGGGAAAATGTCTCGCAGGAGCACCAGTCCCTGAAGAAGCAGGAGCTGGATGAAGGACCCAAAGCCTCTCACGGATATGGAGGAAGGTTTGGTGTGGAGCAGGACCGCATGGACAAG TCGGCGGTGGGGCACGAATACCAGGCAAAGTTGGCCAAGCATTGCTCCCAGTCGGACTCGGCGAAGGGCTTCGGAGGGAAGTTTGGCGTTCAGACAGATCGGGTGGATCAG TCGGCTATGAGCTTTGAATATCAAGGAAAGACTGAGAAGCATGCATCCCAGAAAG ATTACACCAGTGGCTTCGGGGGCAAATACGGAGTTCAGGCTGATCGCGTGGACAAGAGCGCCGTCGGCTTCGACTACAAGGGCAAAACGGAGAAACACGAATCCCAGAAAG ATTATTCCACTGGTTTTGGTGGTAAATTCGGCGTCCAGGCCGATCGTGTGGATAAGAGCGCCGTAGGATTCGATTACCAAGGAAAGACTGAGAAGCACGAATCCCAGAAAG ATTATTCTAAAGGTTTTGGCGGTAAATATGGTGTCGATAAGGACAACGTAGACAAGAGCGCTGTGGGGTACGAGTATCAAGGCAAGACGGAGAAGCACGAGTCCCAGAAAG ACTATGTGAAAGGGTTTGGAGGAAAGTTTGGTGTACAGACTGACAGACAAGACAAGTGTGCGCTTGGCTGGGATCACCAAGAGAAACTTCAGCTCCACGAATCCCAAAAAG ATTATTCCAAAGGGTTTGGTGGAAAGTATGGAGTGCAGAAGGATCGAATGGACAAG GCTGCGGCTTCCTTTGAAGATGTAGAGAAGGTGGCTCCCAGTTACCAGAGGACGCGGCCGGTGGAAGCCG AGGGAAACAAAGCCAGCAGCATACGGGCAAACTTTGAGAACCTCGCCAAGGATAAAGAAGTGGAAGATCGTAAGAAGGCGGAGGCCGAGCGAGTGCAGAGAATGGAGCgggagaaggaggaacaggagcaggcGCGCCGGACGCTGAAG gagcaagaaaaaaacaaagccGCATCTCCTCCTGCATCTCCGAGACCCCGGCTAGTGTCTGAAGAAGCCCCAGCGAGCCCGGTGTATGCG GATGCGACTCCGGTGTACGAGACGGAGCCGGCGAAATCATCCGCCATACCCGAGAATGTGTATGAGGACAGCGCCGACTACGAGGAGGCAGTGACCCAGAAAGCCGGACCTCCAGTCACAGAGGCAGTATACGACTCGGCAGAATACCAAGAGG CGGAGAACGTGTATGCAGACTACGACGGTGACCTGGGCATCACGGCCATCGCCCTGTATGACTATCAGGCCG CTGGCGATGATGAAATTTCCTTTGACCCAGACGACCTCATCACAAACATTGAGATGATCGATGATGGCTGGTGGAGGGGCTTTTGTAAGGAGCGCTACGGGCTGTTCCCTGCTAATTACGTGGAGCTGCGACAGTAG
- the CTTN gene encoding src substrate cortactin isoform X3 → MWKSAAGHSLSISADDGDDWETDPDFVNDLSEKEQRWGAKTVEGSGHQEHINIHTLRENVSQEHQSLKKQELDEGPKASHGYGGRFGVEQDRMDKSAVGHEYQAKLAKHCSQSDSAKGFGGKFGVQTDRVDQSAMSFEYQGKTEKHASQKDYTSGFGGKYGVQADRVDKSAVGFDYKGKTEKHESQKDYSTGFGGKFGVQADRVDKSAVGFDYQGKTEKHESQKDYSKGFGGKYGVDKDNVDKSAVGYEYQGKTEKHESQKDYSKGFGGKYGVQKDRMDKAAASFEDVEKVAPSYQRTRPVEAEGNKASSIRANFENLAKDKEVEDRKKAEAERVQRMEREKEEQEQARRTLKCQPPIGSSIHPRSVSPNEWLGEKDFTEQEKNKAASPPASPRPRLVSEEAPASPVYADATPVYETEPAKSSAIPENVYEDSADYEEAVTQKAGPPVTEAVYDSAEYQEAENVYADYDGDLGITAIALYDYQAAGDDEISFDPDDLITNIEMIDDGWWRGFCKERYGLFPANYVELRQ, encoded by the exons ATGTGGAAATCTGCAGCAGGACATTCTCTTTCCATTTCTGCGGATGACGGAGACGACTGGGAGACAGATCCTGACTTTGTG AATGACCTCAGTGAGAAAGAGCAGAgatggggggcaaaaaccgtggaaggATCTGGGCACCAGGAGCACATTAA CATTCATACATTGAGGGAAAATGTCTCGCAGGAGCACCAGTCCCTGAAGAAGCAGGAGCTGGATGAAGGACCCAAAGCCTCTCACGGATATGGAGGAAGGTTTGGTGTGGAGCAGGACCGCATGGACAAG TCGGCGGTGGGGCACGAATACCAGGCAAAGTTGGCCAAGCATTGCTCCCAGTCGGACTCGGCGAAGGGCTTCGGAGGGAAGTTTGGCGTTCAGACAGATCGGGTGGATCAG TCGGCTATGAGCTTTGAATATCAAGGAAAGACTGAGAAGCATGCATCCCAGAAAG ATTACACCAGTGGCTTCGGGGGCAAATACGGAGTTCAGGCTGATCGCGTGGACAAGAGCGCCGTCGGCTTCGACTACAAGGGCAAAACGGAGAAACACGAATCCCAGAAAG ATTATTCCACTGGTTTTGGTGGTAAATTCGGCGTCCAGGCCGATCGTGTGGATAAGAGCGCCGTAGGATTCGATTACCAAGGAAAGACTGAGAAGCACGAATCCCAGAAAG ATTATTCTAAAGGTTTTGGCGGTAAATATGGTGTCGATAAGGACAACGTAGACAAGAGCGCTGTGGGGTACGAGTATCAAGGCAAGACGGAGAAGCACGAGTCCCAGAAAG ATTATTCCAAAGGGTTTGGTGGAAAGTATGGAGTGCAGAAGGATCGAATGGACAAG GCTGCGGCTTCCTTTGAAGATGTAGAGAAGGTGGCTCCCAGTTACCAGAGGACGCGGCCGGTGGAAGCCG AGGGAAACAAAGCCAGCAGCATACGGGCAAACTTTGAGAACCTCGCCAAGGATAAAGAAGTGGAAGATCGTAAGAAGGCGGAGGCCGAGCGAGTGCAGAGAATGGAGCgggagaaggaggaacaggagcaggcGCGCCGGACGCTGAAG tgtcagcctcctattggcagcagcatacacccacggtctgtgtcccccaatgaatggctcggagaaaaggattttacg gagcaagaaaaaaacaaagccGCATCTCCTCCTGCATCTCCGAGACCCCGGCTAGTGTCTGAAGAAGCCCCAGCGAGCCCGGTGTATGCG GATGCGACTCCGGTGTACGAGACGGAGCCGGCGAAATCATCCGCCATACCCGAGAATGTGTATGAGGACAGCGCCGACTACGAGGAGGCAGTGACCCAGAAAGCCGGACCTCCAGTCACAGAGGCAGTATACGACTCGGCAGAATACCAAGAGG CGGAGAACGTGTATGCAGACTACGACGGTGACCTGGGCATCACGGCCATCGCCCTGTATGACTATCAGGCCG CTGGCGATGATGAAATTTCCTTTGACCCAGACGACCTCATCACAAACATTGAGATGATCGATGATGGCTGGTGGAGGGGCTTTTGTAAGGAGCGCTACGGGCTGTTCCCTGCTAATTACGTGGAGCTGCGACAGTAG